A genomic region of Pyrus communis chromosome 14, drPyrComm1.1, whole genome shotgun sequence contains the following coding sequences:
- the LOC137716152 gene encoding uncharacterized protein: protein MDPDVDVSRWVIELLLRDREKDCIAKRLLAVAPFSDQDYRLKKTVLLRTIECEVYEASVSETILETLEMIEDLDIREGIDTTESMKAAYCSVATECTVKFLVGFMGKPSGKYLESVDRIWRGRVGVLERSGRSQLVSAELRHRMEEIEAGVWDLRVSKKLSSMNTRNDALRSVSVYVKEALALLGPPFITWAIRLNVPMEVADLEADHIAVVNEVNVGGGSEFEGKMEKGANARNGPELEVQMANGANAGEGCSDLEAQMVNGAKGDGGSELETQIANRANVGGGGSEMEAQLRDEANVGPSGSELEDEVVRVTNVGGRSDMEVQMENRTGVGDNSELEEQMVNGTNVGHGFQLEEQTKNGTNVAGHSELEAQMVSRGRANVVDGSEPEAQTGNGTNESDGSQRHAQTTNGSNVGSQSELEAQPVNGANVRDGCTYEGQMVNGANVSNGSELGRILVAVPLKEVRAGSSLPTVSRGLVLNDLVEIDSGFRNREVHRSADDQAPGQVNETGLAIPGRNGELGLSIDHSTKDKENQRSTMPRRKHLAHRRTRGPIRIRDAEDLGTDVSDGKYGSLDTPEVNRAQEALKSSISELQELVTDPLPDALRVSETVRSSLAMRSVSHVNGKDVGAENPSIEKGAEPVQSNNDNVGNLPSRHQNDPQSSGIEKDVPNPPVDPGGTESLQTDAANLRNPSFSNQTNVARPSLAERNSTTRTFEWEESINTSQEGTKKDAGRLHLPSPKRTAVSPLKKHEDTRFSKRRKVKRWSLLEEDTLRTGVQKYGEGSWSLILKSYSDIFKERTQVDLKDKWRNMKG, encoded by the exons ATGGACCCAGACGTCGACGTTTCGCGGTGGGTCATCGAGCTTCTCCTTCGGGACCGCGAGAAGGATTGCATTGCCAAGAGGCTCCTCGCAGTCGCACCATTCTCGGACCAAGACTATCGCTTGAAGAAGACCGTACTCCTCCGGACGATCGAGTGCGAAGTCTACGAAGCTTCGGTCTCCGAAACGATCCTCGAAACGCTTGAAATGATTGAGGATTTGGATATCAGAGAAGGCATTGACACCACGGAATCCATGAAAGCCGCCTACTGCTCTGTGGCCACTGAGTGCACGGTCAAGTTCTTAGTGGGTTTTATGGGAAAGCCTAGTGGGAAATACTTGGAGTCCGTGGATCGGATTTGGAGAGGGAGGGTTGGGGTTTTGGAGCGGTCTGGGAGGAGCCAGTTGGTATCGGCGGAGTTGAGGCATCGAATGGAGGAGATCGAGGCAGGGGTTTGGGATTTGCGAGTGTCGAAGAAGTTGTCGAGTATGAACACGAGGAATGATGCGCTGAGATCGGTTTCGGTTTATGTAAAGGAAGCTTTGGCGTTGTTAGGACCTCCGTTTATTACTTGGGCTATTAGATTGAATGTGCCCATGGAAGTTGCCGACTTGGAAGCTGATCACATTGCAGTGGTCAATGAGGTTAATGTGGGTGGTGGGTCTGAATTCGAAGGGAAAATGGAGAAGGGGGCTAATGCGCGTAATGGGCCTGAATTGGAGGTACAAATGGCGAATGGGGCTAATGCGGGGGAAGGTTGTTCTGACTTGGAGGCTCAAATGGTGAATGGAGCTAAGGGTGATGGTGGGTCTGAATTGGAGACTCAAATAGCGAATAGAGCTAATGTGGGTGGTGGTGGGTCTGAAATGGAGGCTCAACTGCGGGACGAGGCAAATGTGGGGCCCAGTGGATCGGAGTTAGAAGATGAAGTGGTGAGGGTGACTAATGTGGGTGGTCGGTCCGATATGGAGGTGCAAATGGAGAATCGGACTGGTGTGGGTGATAACTCTGAATTGGAGGAGCAAATGGTTAATGGGACTAATGTGGGTCACGGGTTCCAGTTGGAGGAGCAAACTAAGAATGGGACTAATGTGGCCGGTCACTCTGAATTGGAGGCCCAAATGGTGAGTAGAGGTAGAGCTAATGTGGTCGATGGGTCTGAGCCAGAAGCACAAACTGGTAATGGGACTAATGAGAGTGACGGGTCTCAAAGGCATGCACAAACTACGAATGGGTCTAATGTGGGTAGTCAGTCTGAGTTGGAGGCGCAGCCAGTGAATGGGGCTAATGTACGTGATGGGTGTACATATGAGGGGCAAATGGTCAACGGGGCTAATGTTAGTAATGGGTCTGAATTGGGTCGTATATTGGTTGCAGTCCCATTGAAGGAAGTTCGGGCAGGGAGCTCGCTGCCTACTGTGAGCCGGGGCTTGGTTTTGAATGATTTGGTTGAAATAGATTCTGGATTCAGAAACAGAGAAGTACACAGGTCGGCTGATGATCAGGCCCCTGGTCAAGTGAACGAGACAGGCTTGGCTATACCTGGTCGGAATGGGGAGCTGGGTCTCAGTATTGACCATTCCACGAAAGATAAAG AAAATCAGAGGTCTACTATGCCTAGACGCAAGCACCTTGCTCATAGACGCACCAGAGGACCGATTAGGATTAGGGATGCTGAAGATTTAGGCACAGACGTATCAGATGGAAAATATGGTTCCTTAGATACCCCTGAAGTTAACAGAGCACAGGAAGCACTTAAATCCAGTATTTCGGAGCTCCAAGAATTAGTGACAGATCCACTTCCAGATGCTTTGCGAGTGTCTGAAACTGTAAGATCTAGTTTGGCAATGAGATCTGTAAGTCACGTAAATGGAAAAGATGTAGGTGCAGAAAATCCATCTATCGAGAAGGGTGCTGAGCCTGTTCAATCTAATAATGATAATGTTGGAAATCTGCCATCCAGACATCAGAATGATCCTCAATCTAGTGGAATAGAAAAGGATGTTCCAAATCCGCCTGTTGACCCGGGAGGCACTGAGTCTCTTCAAACTGATGCTGCCAATCTTAGAAATCCTTCTTTCAGTAATCAGACTAACGTTGCTCGTCCTAGCTTGGCGGAACGTAATAGTACAACCCGTACTTTCGAG TGGGAGGAATCGATAAATACATCACAAGAAGGAACAAAGAAAGATGCGGGCAGGCTTCACCTTCCTAGCCCAAAGAGGACTGCTGTATCTCCCTTGAAGAAGCATGAGGATACGAGATTTAGTAAGAGAAGAAAAGTTAAAAGATGGAGCTTATTGGAAGAAGACACCTTAAGGACTGGTGTACAGAA GTATGGAGAAGGAAGCTGGAGCCTTATCTTGAAAAGCTACTCTGATATATTCAAAGAGAGAACTCAG GTTGATCTGAAGGACAAGTGGAGAAATATGAAAGGGTAG